The genome window ccgcctgggtcaccaatcAATCAGCGGTAAAtttttcctgctcgtttcttttgcacctcttaaagtggtgactccggagtggttcctggagccattagcggactcacacggcgactcagtcttggctccaggaactacccacgcccctaacggtcTCACTACGGCGCTATAACCAGTGTTTGGGtatgctgactctcgtcggcaaatcaccagcgtcattaatgGACTCACACGGCgtgcttccaagtgcgttttcacgcgagtatcccactccaattaagtgggcaagagcgagcatggacgcggaaatcccctccctcgttcaatTAACCGCCAACCTCGCGGATTCAGATGTCtacctcccgcccatatcaccCACGCCCGCCGCCGCGCCGAGGCTTtcgcgctcctccacacccctgcccgcgccccgcactctcccctgccTGGGGCCCTGTCCAGCAGGACAAGCAAAGGCTGCCCtgaccataaagctgccgcctttcacgcaggggaacccatcagcgtggctgtacagggtcgagagtcaATTCAGGCTGGTGGAACTCAACGACGAGGTGCTACAAGCAGACACAGTTCTCAATACCCTGCCAGAGATCTACAGGAAACTCGTCCTGTGGGTGTCCGCCGCATGCCCCCTCACCGACCGCCTCCTGAAAAAGTccctcctcgagacatgctccctgccggtcgccgAGCAGGCCACCTGTTCCCTCGACCTCGCCGTCAGCCCGAGtcaggatcagagcgtcatggagtcatggggcatgatacaggacctcctcaccctccctgACACCGACAGCAGTGGAAAACAACTTGAAATAAGCCTGTCGTGGgagctcctcctccgtcagctcctcccggaggtccacactcaaatccctgagccctacgccatACCCCTCAAGGTCCTGATTCGCACTACGCAGCACCTAACGGGCACCAGCGCCCGCACTCCccgtcagcaccatccagcaggaggagggtgcAGAGGAGGCGCCCAACGCCTCACGGCAGGTGGAATCCCCCGGGtccttgccactaccacaggcggttcggcaGGGACGCCCGGAATTGCCAGCCGCCGTACTCATTCGCCTGTCAAAAAAACGGGAGAGGCAGCGGCCAACaggacaggctgccatggcaacagaagaacccaggggctcggagccagtaggcttctacatccgcgacaccgtctccggcaggatgatgttggtcgacacaggggccgttAGACCAATCTTCCCACTgtccagagaggactgcaagtgtgcaccggacccggctgccctcctgacggccgccaacgggtcccccatcctctcctatggcaccaggctcctgtcgatctccatccttggccggagatattcctgggacttcgtcgtcgtGGACcttaggaccccactcctgggtgtggatttccttgcccacttcgggctggcagtcaacATCGGTCGGAAGCGCCTCCTCAACgctgactcctgccagtccctcccgttagcaacgggacccgaggcacccaccatctgctccgtcgcccccaaccagtactcacagctgctgaaggagttccctgacgtgttcAGGCCTGAGCTCcgccaggtacccggggccccagctaaacatggcatctaccatcacataaaaacaaagggtcCCCCTGCACACGcaaggttccggaggcttccccctcggtgccttcaggaggccaagaacgccttcTCCGAAATGGAAtggatgggaatatgcaagaaggcctccagcccgtgggccttccctctccacatggtgcagagaccggacggctcctggagaccctgcggccactacaggcagctcaacctcgcaacggaacctgaccattaccccctgccaaatatgcaggatctcacggcctccttccacgggtccaaaatattttctaagttggatctcttgataTCTTATTTCCATGTACCAGTCACGCCAGAGGACATACcgaagactgccatcatcacacttttcaggtcctatgtcttcgccttctccaccctcagcctgaggaacgcgggggcgactttccagcggctcatggacagcatcctgggagacccgaagttctgcgtctgctacgtggatgatatccttatattttctaggtcccacaaggagcaccagaggAACATCCGGGaagtcctgcagcacctgcaggagaatggccttgttgtaaggttcgacaagtgcaccttcggcgtccagaaagctgacttactgggccacgagatatccccggatggtgtccgcccgctcacatctaAAGTCGTGGCCGTCACCAGGTTTCccatccccacctccgtcaaggccatccaggagttccttgggatggtgaactactacaggaggttcatccccggtatcgcacacaccatggcccccctgacggaaaccctgagaggccaaccaaaatccttagtgtcttccaggcagcagcgacacctcgctGCCAttgcagagttcacctgctccgtcaagtacctccccggcaggaagaaccctgtggcagacgccctctccagagtcgagcttagcacagtgcagctcgggatcaactacgaggacctcgccagggagcaggccgctgacccagagaccccagcctaccgcaccgccatcatgtccctgaagtggagggatgtGCCCCTCGCCCCAGGGGCCCAAATCTCCTTTGAgacgtcagtaccggccagccccgccccctggtgcccacctcctgccgccgccaggtattcgacgtccTCCACGGGCTGTtccacccctctggcaggacaacggccaagctgctatcagagaagttcatctggcatggagTGCAGAAGGatgcgaggacctgggcgaggtaGTGCCTGCAatgccaaaccagcaaagtggGGCGTCACACAGAGTTTGGAATTGGCCATTTTCCGCAGCCAGGGTAGCGGTTCGGCCATGTTCACATCGACATCATTgggccccttcccccgtcaggcggggccagatatatCCTGATGGTGGTCGactgctcaacaaggtggcccaaagtcacacccatgcaagaagccatcGCCAGCACGTGCGCCAaggccctactctccagttggatcagccgcttcggcgtccctgaCCACATTACAAcagaattgtggtccgccctggcacgactgctggggacagctcatcgcaccaccacggcctacaaccctgcagccaacggcttggtcaagcggtttcacaggtccctgaaggcgtccctcatggcctgctgcacagctgaggattggaaataccagctgcagtgggtcctcctcgggctgagaaccgcCACCAGGCCAGACAGTGCCCCGTCCACAGCTGAGAGAACCTACGgcgagcccctcgtggtcccgggtgagctagttacagaggaccaccacaacccatctgtccagaggcttcatgacatagtcggcaagttcgccccctgcaagcggacatataccgacaggttgGTCACCTTCACGCCGCCCAGCTTGTCCTTCACCACCCACATCTTCATCAGGGATGAcaccgtccgcccgccactgaccaggccctacagggggcccttccatgtgctggagaggaacaacaaggcgttcctgctcgtCCTTCACgggaagaacgactgggtgtTGGTAGACCacatcaagcccgccctcctggaggaggacacagacgtcacctcACCGCACCCTCCACCTGGACAGTTGTCGCCGCAGCCAGCCCCCCCGTAAGAAGCTGGCACACGGCCGCCCCCGGAAACACCCGCCCACACCGGCAGCCAGCCGCCCCCACACACAGGGTGTTTCCCTGATGTCCTCACATAGCCGCGGcaccttcagcgccccagcagatacgccgactaatcagacgttacccacgtcttgcgggggagtatttgtaaagtctctgctgagcgagttttctatggtgacatcccattttctttgcctctacaattcgtcacacctggcatGACGGGTCACGCTgatccaatcatttaaattatgtatataattatttacctgtctccaatttgtatatgtattcttcttttgcaggcatcagattgtattcaactctgtttctgtccatttgtatgattcaaagtgtattcgttcactgtatttattgttaattactatcggcctcaggtcacccttgttctcattgtgttCCGCGGCGTggcgtcagtctgccgctatataaaccgcctgggtcaccaataaatcagcagtaaatttttcctgctcatttcttttgcaccccTTAaaccctcttcacatggtgcagaaagcagatggcacctggaggccctgcggcgactacaggcagttgaacctggcaacagagccggaccactaccccctgccgaacatgcaggacctgacggcctctttccacggggccagggCGTCCGCCCGATGTCATCGAAGGTCGAAGCTGTTGAGAAGTTCCCCAaccctacctccatcaaggccgtacaagaattccttgggatggtcaactactacagaagattcatccagGGGATTGCTCATACCATGGCTCCCTGATggaggtcctgaagggacgtccgaagaccttagtgtggggacctGACCAACAGAAGGCTTTCCCCTTGACGAAGGCCTCCctcaccaaagcaacatctttggcctaCCAGTatcccagcgctcccctccagctgatgacagacgccagcaacgtcgcctgcgagGCAGTTCTGGGACAgatcatcagagggacccctcagcccattgccttcttcagtaggaggctaaaccccaccgaatcccgctacagcaccttcgaccgagaactcctcgcagcataccaggtggtacggcacttcaagttcctcctcgaggggacgcccttcacaatatggaccgaccaccagctgctggtccatgcCATCACGAAGCTGGGCgacacatggtcctctaggcagcagcggcacctcgcagccattgcggagttcacctgcaccatcaggtacctccccggcaggaagaacccggtagtcgacgccctctcgaggatcgagatgcGATTCCGTATAGCTTGGAATCGATTATGAGGACCTTGCCcgcgaacaagctgctgaccctgagaccccagcttACCGTACAGCTGTGACATTGcggaagtggaaggacgtgcccttcggctcagaaggttcaacattactgagcgataTCAGTACTGGATGCCCCCGCCCCCTGGCACCTGCCTCCAGATGTCGATTGGTTTTCGACACCATCCACTGCCTATCctacccctccggaaggacaacagccagactgctgacgaagaagtttgtctggcacagcATATGGAaagacgcgacggcctgggcaagacaatgtatgcagtgtcagacaagtaaagtggggcggcacaccgaatcagGGGTGGGCGAATTTCCCCGGCCAAAGAGacattttgggcacatccacgtcgatgtattaggacaggttcatacagagagcatagtgataaacaatgtctgacatatgaaatgaataacttgttacttgtacataataca of Macrobrachium rosenbergii isolate ZJJX-2024 chromosome 59, ASM4041242v1, whole genome shotgun sequence contains these proteins:
- the LOC136837437 gene encoding uncharacterized protein, which gives rise to MACCTAEDWKYQLQWVLLGLRTATRPDSAPSTAERTYGEPLVVPGELVTEDHHNPSVQRLHDIVGKFAPCKRTYTDRLVTFTPPSLSFTTHIFIRDDTVRPPLTRPYRGPFHVLERNNKAFLLVLHGKNDWVLVDHIKPALLEEDTDVTSPHPPPGQLSPQPAPP